The following coding sequences lie in one Corynebacterium anserum genomic window:
- a CDS encoding Eco57I restriction-modification methylase domain-containing protein, with amino-acid sequence MFSWTDIEHDALKILYESVINADVRKGMGEYYTPDWLAEGITQQVLTDPLSQSALDPSCGSGTFIFQAIRRITNAAEEAGRDSPRIVEHVQNHVFGLDIHPVSVMLARVTYLLALGKHLQNRDDLWVPVHLGDSMQWYQPGDHENSVIKIETDGVDLAAIEHEGALFSIARTLAFPLDSMDDTDTFDQLVSAMTDRAKEHTDPTATRPDAEPILKRFGITTQHSEYAMLEETFNVLCDLNAEGRDSIWGFYARNQVRPLWLSMPGRRVDVLIGNPPWVAYRYMTFDLQQKYKAFAQKYNLWEGREVATHQDLVALFIARSVAKFLEDGGTFGFVTPLTVLSRKAYHGFRKGLWGSNLRGEFTELWDLDNMRPRGFFPVPSAVVFGTRHTKYTLDLDDQPLHGFPSTKRSSLVSETHLVGLKRRKRSPSLRRRTSS; translated from the coding sequence ATGTTCTCTTGGACGGACATTGAACATGACGCATTAAAGATCCTCTACGAGTCTGTCATCAACGCCGATGTGCGCAAGGGCATGGGTGAGTACTACACGCCAGACTGGCTCGCTGAAGGCATCACACAACAAGTTCTCACCGACCCTCTGTCCCAGTCCGCACTTGACCCCTCTTGCGGCTCAGGAACATTCATCTTCCAAGCCATCCGACGGATTACGAATGCCGCCGAAGAAGCCGGCCGGGATTCCCCTCGTATCGTCGAACACGTCCAGAACCATGTCTTTGGGCTCGATATTCACCCGGTCTCCGTCATGCTCGCAAGGGTGACCTACCTACTCGCCCTCGGCAAACATCTCCAAAACCGTGATGACCTATGGGTTCCTGTTCACCTAGGTGACTCAATGCAGTGGTATCAGCCAGGTGACCACGAGAACAGCGTTATCAAAATTGAAACCGATGGTGTCGATCTAGCTGCGATCGAACATGAGGGAGCGTTGTTCTCTATCGCACGCACATTGGCGTTTCCTCTTGACTCAATGGACGATACAGACACCTTCGATCAGCTTGTCAGTGCAATGACCGATAGGGCGAAGGAACACACAGATCCAACCGCAACTCGCCCAGATGCCGAGCCAATCTTGAAACGTTTCGGTATCACCACCCAACACAGTGAATACGCCATGCTGGAAGAGACATTCAATGTGCTGTGTGATCTCAACGCCGAAGGACGCGACTCTATCTGGGGCTTTTACGCCCGCAACCAAGTCCGCCCACTATGGCTATCCATGCCAGGACGCCGTGTAGATGTCTTGATCGGCAATCCTCCATGGGTTGCCTATCGCTACATGACTTTTGATCTTCAGCAGAAGTACAAGGCATTCGCGCAGAAATACAACCTGTGGGAAGGCAGAGAAGTCGCCACCCACCAAGATCTTGTCGCACTATTTATTGCACGAAGCGTCGCAAAATTCCTCGAGGATGGTGGAACATTTGGTTTTGTCACACCGCTGACGGTGTTAAGCCGTAAGGCTTATCACGGGTTCCGCAAGGGCCTGTGGGGATCTAATCTGCGCGGCGAGTTCACTGAGCTATGGGATCTCGATAACATGCGTCCGCGTGGGTTCTTCCCCGTTCCTTCTGCTGTTGTGTTCGGCACCAGGCATACGAAATACACGCTCGATCTGGATGATCAGCCACTTCATGGATTCCCGTCGACCAAAAGGTCTTCTCTGGTCTCCGAAACACATCTGGTTGGTCTGAAACGAAGGAAGCGCTCACCATCGCTGAGGAGAAGAACATCGTCGTGA